In Geotalea uraniireducens, one genomic interval encodes:
- a CDS encoding ABC transporter substrate-binding protein, with protein MIKKLVSCALAAALALPSLAPAATTVKIGVINSMTGPEAPIGENLTNGIKLAQEDLKKKGITADLIWEDDTGKPQIAMSAMEKLATRDNVTGVVGPYTSACSNAVAKLAEKYKVPQLIPAAAKEEITRQGFKWVYRLNAPADQYASSLIDAATSLGKPKTIAFIYENTDFGTSTVKTAKEYVAKKGLRVVADEPYSKGSPDYRSTLTKIKALNPDLVFMVSYVADAILLMRQAREIGLQPQAFLGGGAGFTTVQFAKEREISNYVLSCTQWTDDVNWPGAKEFGKRYKAKFGKEPTYHAACAYEAMMIMAETAAKAKGDREKTRADLKSGKWNGIMGEVKFTEYDGFTNQNRHQMLVQQLQGGKYETVFPKQFATRKAVYPFPRWR; from the coding sequence ATGATCAAAAAACTCGTCTCATGTGCCCTGGCGGCCGCCCTGGCCCTTCCGTCCCTGGCCCCGGCAGCCACCACCGTCAAGATCGGGGTGATCAACTCGATGACCGGCCCCGAAGCCCCGATCGGCGAGAACCTGACCAACGGTATCAAGCTGGCGCAGGAAGATCTGAAGAAGAAGGGGATCACCGCCGACCTGATCTGGGAAGACGACACCGGCAAGCCGCAGATCGCCATGAGCGCCATGGAAAAGCTCGCCACCCGCGACAACGTCACCGGCGTGGTCGGCCCCTACACCTCCGCCTGTTCCAACGCCGTCGCCAAGCTGGCCGAAAAGTACAAGGTCCCCCAGCTGATCCCGGCTGCTGCCAAGGAAGAGATTACCCGCCAGGGATTCAAATGGGTCTACCGACTCAATGCCCCGGCCGACCAGTACGCCTCGTCGCTGATCGATGCCGCCACCTCGCTCGGCAAGCCGAAGACCATCGCCTTTATCTATGAGAACACCGATTTCGGCACCTCGACGGTCAAGACCGCCAAGGAGTACGTAGCCAAGAAAGGGCTGCGGGTCGTGGCCGACGAGCCGTATTCGAAGGGCTCTCCCGACTACCGCTCGACCCTGACCAAGATCAAGGCTCTCAACCCCGACCTGGTGTTCATGGTTTCCTATGTGGCCGATGCGATCCTCTTGATGCGCCAGGCCCGCGAGATCGGCCTCCAGCCCCAGGCGTTCCTCGGCGGTGGCGCCGGCTTCACCACCGTCCAGTTTGCCAAGGAGCGGGAAATTTCCAACTACGTCCTCTCCTGCACCCAGTGGACCGACGACGTGAACTGGCCGGGGGCAAAGGAGTTCGGCAAACGCTACAAGGCAAAGTTCGGCAAAGAGCCGACCTACCACGCCGCCTGCGCCTACGAAGCAATGATGATCATGGCCGAAACGGCCGCCAAGGCCAAAGGGGATCGGGAAAAGACCCGTGCCGATCTCAAGTCCGGCAAATGGAACGGGATCATGGGCGAAGTGAAGTTTACCGAGTATGACGGCTTCACCAACCAGAACCGTCACCAAATGCTTGTTCAGCAGCTGCAAGGCGGGAAGTACGAAACGGTCTTCCCCAAGCAGTTCGCGACCAGAAAGGCCGTTTATCCCTTCCCGCGCTGGCGGTAA
- a CDS encoding CBS domain-containing protein, with protein sequence MIYVERWMTRNPITIGNDATIIEAIHLMKEKNIRRLPVMDGERIAGILTEKMVTEFKPSKATSLDTWELHYLLSKTPVTEAMNPKPYKVTPATPLTEAAQLLHDRKLNGVLVVDEGDRLVGILTVTNALEALIAICRDLQENHR encoded by the coding sequence ATGATCTACGTCGAGCGCTGGATGACCAGAAACCCGATTACCATCGGCAATGATGCGACGATTATCGAAGCGATTCACCTGATGAAAGAGAAAAACATCCGTCGGCTGCCGGTGATGGACGGAGAGCGGATCGCCGGAATCCTCACCGAAAAGATGGTCACCGAATTCAAGCCGAGCAAGGCTACCTCCCTCGACACCTGGGAGCTCCATTACCTGCTCTCGAAGACCCCGGTTACCGAGGCGATGAACCCGAAGCCATACAAGGTAACCCCCGCCACCCCGCTGACCGAAGCGGCCCAGCTTCTCCACGACCGGAAACTGAACGGCGTCCTGGTGGTTGACGAAGGCGACCGGCTGGTCGGCATTCTCACCGTGACCAACGCCCTGGAAGCGCTCATCGCCATCTGCAGGGACCTGCAGGAAAATCACCGTTGA
- a CDS encoding branched-chain amino acid ABC transporter permease, whose translation MTIFLQSLISGTLIGGVYALVGIGLTIIFGVMRVINFAHGDILMIGMYLTYNLFTLFKIDPFVSIVITIPVMFLFGGLLQKVLINRVLGALPQNQILLTIGLGLILSNTVMLIYTSDYKILSTSYSSDSFKILQSVINPDKYEALYNKGNALYAKALKESDGEAAARLAKAETRYAAALKVKQGQYRAINNWGTALAAEARLAKGEAADRLYARADEKFAAAAALEPGDFEIAYNRGVTFASQAATKSGAAADALFAKAEEAFKAAEELRPDSFDLLNGWAAVLTARAARASGAEADKLYAAAFEKYIAAQENRPTEENATAPEIDADTENARPLAEKRQILTKAYGAFTPPFRVKPDKRDAGISVSTPLAISFVITVVITALLYWFLMKTDIGQAIRATAQDREAAQLMGINVKRMSIIAFGLGSALAGTAGALVSPTYYIFPQIGSTFTLKAFVITVLGGMGSIVGATVGGVIIGIAESLGAVYISSGWKDVVVYVIFLLVLLFKPSGLMGKSRM comes from the coding sequence ATGACCATTTTTCTGCAATCGCTCATCAGCGGTACCCTGATCGGCGGGGTCTACGCCCTGGTCGGGATCGGCCTGACGATCATCTTCGGGGTGATGCGGGTCATCAACTTTGCCCACGGCGACATCCTGATGATCGGCATGTACCTGACCTACAACCTCTTTACCCTGTTCAAGATCGATCCGTTCGTCTCGATCGTCATCACCATTCCGGTGATGTTTTTGTTTGGCGGCCTGCTGCAGAAGGTCCTGATCAACCGGGTGCTCGGAGCGCTCCCCCAGAACCAGATCCTGCTCACCATCGGCCTCGGATTGATCCTGAGCAACACGGTGATGCTGATCTATACCTCGGACTACAAGATTCTCAGCACCTCCTACTCGTCGGACAGCTTCAAGATCCTCCAGTCGGTGATCAATCCGGACAAGTATGAGGCGCTCTACAACAAGGGGAATGCCCTCTACGCCAAGGCGCTCAAGGAGAGCGACGGCGAGGCGGCCGCCCGGCTCGCCAAGGCCGAAACCAGGTACGCCGCCGCCCTCAAGGTGAAGCAGGGGCAGTACCGGGCGATCAACAACTGGGGGACCGCCCTGGCAGCCGAGGCCCGGCTCGCCAAAGGCGAAGCCGCCGATCGCCTCTACGCCCGGGCCGACGAAAAGTTTGCCGCCGCGGCCGCCCTGGAACCCGGCGATTTCGAGATCGCCTACAACCGGGGAGTGACCTTCGCCAGCCAGGCGGCAACAAAAAGCGGTGCCGCGGCCGACGCCCTCTTCGCCAAGGCGGAGGAGGCGTTCAAGGCCGCCGAAGAGCTCCGCCCCGACAGTTTCGATCTGCTCAACGGCTGGGCAGCGGTTCTGACCGCCAGGGCAGCGCGGGCGAGCGGCGCCGAGGCGGACAAGCTCTATGCCGCCGCCTTCGAGAAGTATATCGCCGCCCAAGAGAATCGGCCCACCGAGGAGAATGCCACAGCGCCGGAGATCGACGCCGACACGGAAAATGCCCGACCACTCGCCGAGAAACGGCAGATCCTGACCAAGGCCTACGGCGCCTTTACGCCCCCCTTCCGCGTCAAACCGGACAAGCGGGACGCCGGGATCTCCGTCTCCACGCCGCTCGCCATCTCCTTCGTCATCACGGTGGTGATCACCGCCCTGCTCTACTGGTTCCTGATGAAGACCGACATCGGCCAGGCGATCCGCGCCACCGCCCAGGACCGGGAGGCAGCGCAACTGATGGGGATCAACGTCAAACGGATGTCGATCATCGCCTTCGGCCTCGGCTCGGCACTGGCCGGCACCGCCGGGGCACTGGTCTCGCCGACCTACTACATTTTCCCCCAGATTGGCAGCACCTTTACCCTGAAGGCCTTCGTCATCACCGTCCTCGGCGGGATGGGAAGCATCGTCGGGGCGACCGTCGGCGGAGTAATCATCGGCATCGCCGAATCGCTCGGCGCCGTGTACATTTCTTCCGGATGGAAAGATGTGGTCGTCTACGTGATCTTCCTGCTGGTGCTCCTGTTCAAGCCGTCGGGCCTGATGGGCAAATCACGCATGTAG
- a CDS encoding branched-chain amino acid ABC transporter permease has translation MNYLKNLITETTGASAVGTIITIVIVAGLCLFPQWVSSPYALHMMILFFLSTIMGESWNILGGYTGQYSVGHAAYFGVGAYTTMMLMQYRQIPPWIGMWAGIGVVVVVALVIGSICFRLRGPYFVLASIAVAEIIRLAAMNLKELTNGAEGILATEIPPFTIGGRVITDFLSKVPFYYIGLGFAIITIIITWLVQRSKLGYYFQAIREDQDAAHSLGINLTLYKNIALVISAALTSLAGSFYAVYIGFIDPPTVLALDISVQIVLICIIGGIGTIYGPAVGSLVLVPLSEALRSNLIAQAIFKTGLVSEDSRVGTFLQENLAHAHALIYGILVVVVILFMPDGVLGFVKKLTRKKQNMSGRAVEADP, from the coding sequence ATGAACTATCTGAAAAACCTGATAACCGAGACCACCGGAGCCTCAGCGGTCGGGACGATCATCACCATCGTCATCGTCGCCGGGCTCTGCCTCTTCCCGCAGTGGGTTTCCAGCCCTTATGCCCTGCACATGATGATCCTCTTTTTCCTCAGCACCATCATGGGCGAGAGCTGGAACATCCTCGGCGGCTATACCGGCCAGTATTCGGTCGGCCATGCCGCCTACTTCGGCGTCGGCGCCTATACGACGATGATGCTGATGCAGTACCGGCAGATTCCCCCCTGGATCGGCATGTGGGCCGGCATTGGCGTGGTAGTGGTGGTAGCGCTGGTCATCGGCAGCATCTGCTTCCGCCTGCGGGGTCCCTACTTCGTTCTTGCTTCCATCGCCGTGGCGGAGATCATCCGCCTGGCAGCGATGAATCTCAAGGAGCTGACCAACGGCGCCGAAGGGATCCTGGCCACGGAGATTCCCCCCTTCACCATCGGCGGCCGGGTAATCACCGATTTCCTCAGCAAGGTCCCCTTCTACTACATCGGCCTTGGCTTCGCCATTATCACCATCATCATCACCTGGCTGGTCCAGCGGTCGAAACTCGGTTACTACTTCCAGGCGATCCGCGAGGACCAGGACGCCGCCCACTCGCTCGGCATCAACCTGACCCTCTACAAGAACATCGCCCTGGTGATCTCCGCCGCCCTCACCTCGCTGGCCGGCAGCTTCTACGCCGTCTACATCGGCTTCATCGATCCGCCGACGGTGCTGGCCCTCGATATCTCGGTGCAGATCGTCCTGATCTGTATCATCGGCGGGATCGGCACCATCTACGGCCCGGCGGTCGGTTCGCTGGTACTGGTGCCGCTGTCGGAGGCACTGCGCAGCAACCTGATCGCCCAGGCGATCTTCAAGACCGGCCTGGTCAGCGAAGACTCGCGGGTCGGCACCTTCCTCCAGGAGAATCTGGCCCATGCCCACGCCTTGATTTACGGCATCCTGGTGGTAGTGGTCATCCTCTTCATGCCCGACGGCGTGCTCGGCTTCGTGAAGAAACTGACCCGAAAAAAACAGAACATGTCGGGGCGGGCCGTGGAGGCGGATCCGTAG
- a CDS encoding ABC transporter ATP-binding protein produces the protein MLTIEKLNFSYGDLQVLWNINLEVKEGEIVTVVGANGAGKSTTLKNISRLVKPNAGTITFDGVDLTKLEPHQVVERGIVQVPEGRKIFPEMTVLENLRMGSYIASARKDRDANVNRVFELFPRLKEREKQLGGTMSGGEQQMLAIARGLMANPKLLLLDEPSLGLAPLLVKFIFEIITEINKQGVTILLVEQNVYQSLRIAHRAFVLETGRVVLSGSGESLLNNEHVKKAFLGM, from the coding sequence ATGCTCACGATCGAGAAGCTCAACTTCAGTTACGGCGACCTGCAGGTCCTCTGGAACATCAACCTGGAAGTCAAAGAGGGTGAAATCGTCACCGTTGTCGGCGCCAACGGCGCCGGCAAGTCGACTACCTTGAAGAACATCTCCCGGCTGGTGAAGCCGAACGCGGGGACCATCACCTTCGACGGCGTCGATCTGACCAAGCTCGAACCGCACCAGGTGGTGGAACGGGGGATCGTCCAGGTACCGGAAGGGCGGAAGATTTTCCCGGAGATGACGGTCCTGGAAAACCTGCGGATGGGCTCCTATATCGCCTCGGCCCGCAAGGACCGGGACGCCAACGTCAACCGGGTCTTCGAGCTTTTCCCGCGGCTCAAGGAACGGGAGAAACAACTGGGGGGGACCATGTCCGGCGGCGAACAGCAGATGCTGGCCATCGCCCGGGGACTGATGGCCAACCCGAAACTGCTCCTCCTCGATGAACCGTCACTTGGCCTCGCGCCGCTGCTGGTCAAGTTCATCTTCGAGATCATTACCGAGATCAACAAACAAGGGGTCACCATCCTGCTGGTGGAGCAGAACGTCTATCAGTCGCTGCGGATCGCCCACCGGGCCTTCGTCCTCGAAACGGGGCGAGTCGTGCTGAGCGGCAGCGGCGAGTCGCTCTTGAACAACGAGCATGTGAAAAAGGCCTTCCTGGGGATGTAA
- the cas3 gene encoding CRISPR-associated helicase Cas3', translated as MDGYRTEFIARYREKDGTPRPLSEHLWGTSALASAFAEKIGLPTFGELMGFLHDFGKYSNEFQSYIKSSAGAIEPDDDDYVESRAMQGKIDHSTAGAQYLLKNGKRDSQFGQIATDMMSLCIASHHSGLIDCIAPEGTDVFSKRMNKPDEKTHCEEVARSLEEQVRNNAHKLLASPQIEEEMRCRLELLRQGVQSLEVGQFMLGFLVRFLFSTLIDADRLNSAEREPPTKQPWQPLIDLLEIHLSGFTAKNRIDEVRADISRSCLEFAARGKGLYQLTVPTGGGKTLASLRFGLHHAAKHQMDRIIYVVPYTSIIDQNARVARSVFTPLEEGGRQVVLEHHSNLTPEQDTNESKLLAENWDAPIIYTTAVQFLETLFAAGTRGVRRLHQLANAVIIFDEIQTMPIRTVHLFNNAINFLVSQCGSTAVFCTATQPLLDRVEQNKGAARLSNNAQMMSDVGGLFRGLHRVNIENRCKDEGWTEDEVAETALEELEASGSVLIIVNKKAQARELYRRIRGRTEHVYHLSTSMCPAHRTAVLDRVKTCLDPMNPSPVICISTQLIEAGVDVDFGTVIRYLAGLDSITQAAGRCNRNGFREAGRVLIVNAANEGLERLPEIRLAQDVTKRLLREFQENSAAFDHDLQSPKAMERFYHYYFFQRAHEMAFPVSGRDVKEMARNDELLNLLSINSGSVEIYKNENNTPPPLFLRQSFMSAAKAFKAIDSPADGVIVPYAEGKQLIVELLCAGYEEKGRLLKEAQRYSVNLFPHEMMRLKEKRRLNEVWEGSGVYYLDERHYSENFGASTDEVAEIKALII; from the coding sequence ATGGATGGTTATAGAACTGAATTCATTGCACGTTATCGGGAAAAAGACGGTACACCGCGACCGCTTTCAGAACACCTTTGGGGAACTTCTGCACTTGCATCAGCATTTGCAGAAAAGATCGGACTACCAACTTTCGGCGAGTTAATGGGCTTTCTTCACGACTTTGGAAAGTATTCAAATGAGTTTCAGTCATATATTAAATCTTCAGCCGGAGCTATCGAGCCGGACGATGACGACTATGTCGAGTCTCGCGCCATGCAAGGCAAGATTGACCATTCGACAGCAGGAGCTCAATATCTTCTTAAAAATGGGAAGAGGGACTCTCAATTTGGGCAGATAGCGACTGACATGATGTCGCTTTGCATTGCGTCACACCATTCCGGTCTGATCGACTGTATTGCGCCGGAGGGCACCGATGTGTTCAGCAAAAGGATGAATAAGCCAGATGAGAAGACACATTGTGAAGAGGTTGCGAGGAGTCTGGAAGAACAGGTGCGGAACAATGCCCATAAATTGTTGGCTTCGCCTCAAATCGAGGAAGAAATGCGTTGCCGGCTTGAGCTGCTCAGGCAAGGTGTTCAGTCGCTGGAAGTCGGGCAGTTCATGCTGGGGTTTCTGGTTCGCTTTCTCTTCAGCACGCTCATTGATGCGGATCGTCTGAATTCTGCCGAACGCGAGCCGCCCACTAAGCAGCCTTGGCAACCGCTGATTGATCTGCTCGAAATTCATCTTTCAGGGTTTACGGCGAAAAACCGGATTGACGAGGTGAGGGCCGATATTTCCAGATCGTGCCTGGAGTTTGCAGCGAGGGGAAAGGGGCTTTACCAGCTGACCGTTCCAACCGGCGGCGGCAAGACCCTCGCCAGTCTCCGTTTCGGACTCCATCATGCGGCCAAGCACCAGATGGATCGCATCATCTACGTGGTTCCTTACACCTCGATCATTGACCAGAATGCTCGTGTCGCCCGGTCAGTTTTTACCCCCCTTGAGGAGGGCGGTAGGCAGGTCGTGCTTGAACACCATTCCAACCTCACCCCTGAACAGGATACCAACGAGAGCAAGCTTCTGGCCGAGAACTGGGATGCACCCATCATCTACACCACTGCCGTGCAGTTTCTGGAAACCCTTTTCGCCGCCGGCACCCGTGGCGTGCGTCGGCTTCATCAGCTTGCCAATGCCGTTATTATCTTCGACGAGATTCAGACCATGCCGATTCGCACCGTTCACCTTTTTAACAACGCCATCAATTTTCTGGTTAGCCAGTGCGGCTCGACCGCCGTTTTTTGTACGGCTACACAGCCGCTACTGGACAGGGTTGAACAAAATAAGGGGGCGGCGCGGCTTTCCAATAATGCACAGATGATGAGCGACGTTGGAGGACTTTTCAGGGGTCTGCATCGCGTAAATATTGAAAACCGATGTAAAGATGAGGGCTGGACGGAAGACGAAGTGGCGGAAACGGCGCTGGAGGAGCTTGAAGCATCGGGCAGTGTGTTGATTATTGTCAACAAGAAGGCTCAGGCGCGGGAGCTTTATCGACGCATTCGGGGCAGGACGGAGCATGTCTACCACCTCAGCACGAGTATGTGCCCTGCCCACCGGACAGCGGTTCTTGATAGGGTTAAGACTTGTCTCGACCCGATGAATCCTTCACCTGTCATCTGCATCAGCACCCAACTGATTGAGGCTGGGGTGGATGTGGATTTCGGTACTGTAATCCGTTACTTGGCCGGACTCGACTCCATTACCCAGGCAGCCGGACGCTGCAACCGCAACGGTTTTCGGGAGGCTGGCAGGGTCTTGATCGTAAATGCGGCAAACGAGGGGCTGGAGAGACTCCCTGAAATCAGATTGGCGCAAGATGTCACGAAGCGTTTGTTGCGCGAGTTCCAGGAGAATTCGGCAGCCTTCGACCATGATTTGCAAAGCCCGAAAGCGATGGAACGCTTCTATCACTATTACTTCTTTCAACGCGCCCATGAAATGGCTTTCCCGGTGTCCGGCAGGGACGTCAAGGAGATGGCGCGGAATGATGAGCTGTTGAACCTGCTTTCAATCAATTCAGGCTCGGTGGAGATATACAAAAACGAAAACAATACTCCCCCGCCACTTTTCCTGCGCCAATCGTTCATGAGTGCTGCCAAGGCATTCAAGGCCATCGACTCTCCCGCCGACGGGGTGATTGTGCCGTACGCCGAGGGAAAACAATTAATCGTCGAGTTATTGTGTGCCGGTTACGAAGAGAAGGGGCGTTTGCTCAAAGAGGCACAGAGATATTCCGTCAACCTGTTCCCGCACGAAATGATGAGATTAAAGGAGAAACGGCGGCTGAACGAGGTATGGGAGGGGAGTGGCGTCTATTATCTCGACGAGCGCCATTATAGTGAGAACTTTGGGGCAAGTACGGATGAAGTTGCTGAAATCAAGGCACTAATCATATGA
- a CDS encoding 3'-5' exonuclease — protein sequence MERFVAIDVETTGLSPARGDRVIEVGAVALEAGEVVGEFVSLVAPGRPIPHHVSRIHGITDEMLRGQPRPEEIYPALREFIGGGTLVAHNARFDLVFLRHEFGRLGLGLDNSAVCTLMMARQRLSHLADHRLETVARHLLGGLQVGRLHRALDDARLTARVWEAMTGPRPLSTECISPSEH from the coding sequence ATGGAGCGTTTTGTCGCCATCGACGTCGAAACTACCGGCCTTTCCCCCGCTCGGGGCGACCGGGTCATCGAAGTCGGCGCGGTGGCGCTCGAGGCGGGCGAAGTCGTCGGCGAATTCGTTTCCCTGGTCGCTCCCGGTCGGCCCATTCCCCACCATGTCAGCCGTATCCACGGCATCACCGATGAGATGTTGCGCGGGCAGCCGCGGCCGGAAGAGATCTATCCGGCGTTGCGGGAGTTCATTGGCGGGGGGACCCTCGTGGCTCACAACGCCCGCTTCGATCTGGTATTTCTGCGGCACGAATTCGGGCGGCTGGGGCTGGGGCTCGACAACTCCGCCGTCTGCACGCTAATGATGGCCCGGCAGCGGCTGTCGCACCTTGCCGATCACCGGCTGGAAACCGTCGCCCGGCATCTCCTCGGTGGTCTGCAGGTGGGCCGGCTTCACCGGGCGCTGGATGATGCCCGGCTTACCGCGCGGGTGTGGGAGGCGATGACCGGCCCCCGCCCGCTGAGCACTGAGTGCATCTCTCCCTCCGAGCACTGA
- a CDS encoding ABC transporter ATP-binding protein: MAILEIKHVSKFFGGLAANSDVSFTMAEGMIMGLIGPNGAGKTTLFNCITGYYPPSRGEVLFKGRKMNGLQPDKVCKLGMARTWQKVRPLAKMTVLDNVMVGALCRTNSLKAAREIAQEQLQVVRLKQKAGFLAGGLPIGERKKLEVARVLATKPELLLLDEVMGGLNPAESEEIIQLILDIKRQGITQMVIEHDMKAIMRISDRIVVLNSGEKLAEGSPEEIVNNQAVVDAYLGSEH; this comes from the coding sequence ATGGCAATCCTGGAAATCAAACACGTCAGCAAATTCTTCGGCGGGCTGGCCGCCAACTCCGACGTCTCCTTCACCATGGCGGAGGGGATGATCATGGGATTGATCGGGCCGAACGGCGCCGGCAAGACCACCCTTTTCAACTGCATTACCGGTTACTATCCGCCGTCACGCGGCGAAGTACTCTTCAAGGGGCGAAAGATGAACGGCCTGCAGCCGGACAAGGTCTGCAAGCTCGGTATGGCCCGCACCTGGCAGAAAGTCCGCCCCCTAGCCAAGATGACCGTCCTCGACAACGTGATGGTCGGCGCCCTCTGCCGGACCAACTCGCTCAAGGCTGCCCGGGAGATCGCCCAGGAACAGCTGCAGGTGGTGCGGCTGAAACAGAAGGCCGGTTTCCTCGCCGGCGGGCTGCCGATCGGCGAACGGAAAAAGCTGGAAGTGGCCCGGGTACTGGCCACCAAGCCGGAACTGCTGCTCCTTGACGAGGTGATGGGGGGGCTTAACCCGGCTGAAAGCGAGGAGATCATCCAGTTGATCCTCGACATCAAACGGCAGGGGATCACCCAGATGGTGATCGAGCACGACATGAAGGCGATCATGCGCATTTCCGACCGGATCGTCGTACTCAATTCCGGCGAAAAACTGGCCGAGGGGAGCCCGGAGGAGATCGTCAACAACCAGGCGGTAGTCGATGCCTATCTGGGGAGCGAACATTAA
- a CDS encoding UbiD family decarboxylase — MGYRNLQECIADLEQRRELVRIDVETDPYLEVGAIQRRVYRAGGPALLFTRVKGSGFPLLGNLFGTMARTTYIFRDTLDGIRRLVELKINPASLLKHPLDFAGAPRAALHLLPRTVNRGPILAHRATIDRLPQLTSWPRDGGPFVTLPQVYSESPSRPGFRHSNLGMYRVQLAGNRYRLNEEVGIHYQIHRGIGVQHAEAIARGVPFRVNIFVGGPPALTVAAVMPLPEGLPELSFAGLLGGRRLEMVAPPGQLPMPAEADFCISGVIDPTKTLPEGPFGDHLGYYSLAHDFPVLRVEQVYHRPGAIWPFTTVGRPPQEDTTFGAFIHELTGALIPEVLPGVKAVHAVDAAGVHPLLLAIGSERYVPYEAGRQPRELLTIANAILGNGQLSLAKYLLICPHEDNPPDIHDIAAFFRHILERVDWRRDLHFQTRTTIDTLDYSGSGLNQGSKVVIAAAGDKRRDLPAELPAGLRLPDGFTAPRLCLPGVLAVQGPACSGSFTAPDPDLERFSAFYGSDDPLNRLPLVVIVDDSDFVARTLDNFLWVVFTRSDPAADIYGIGAASRCKHWGCEGSLVIDARRKPHHAPPLEDDPAVERRVDALAAPGGPLHGII; from the coding sequence ATGGGATATCGCAATCTGCAGGAGTGCATCGCTGATCTGGAACAACGGAGAGAGCTGGTACGGATCGACGTCGAGACCGATCCCTACCTGGAGGTGGGGGCGATCCAGCGGCGGGTCTACCGGGCGGGCGGCCCGGCGCTGCTCTTCACCCGGGTGAAGGGGAGCGGTTTTCCGCTGCTCGGCAACCTGTTCGGCACCATGGCCCGGACCACGTACATCTTTCGCGACACCCTCGACGGCATCCGCCGCCTGGTGGAACTGAAGATCAATCCGGCGTCGCTGCTGAAGCATCCCCTCGATTTCGCCGGCGCCCCGCGGGCGGCGCTGCACCTGCTTCCCCGCACGGTCAACCGCGGGCCGATCCTTGCCCACCGGGCCACTATCGACCGGCTCCCCCAACTCACCTCTTGGCCCCGGGACGGCGGCCCGTTCGTCACCCTGCCGCAGGTCTACTCCGAAAGCCCGTCCCGCCCCGGCTTTCGCCACTCCAACCTGGGGATGTACCGGGTCCAGCTGGCCGGCAACCGGTACCGCCTCAACGAAGAGGTCGGCATCCATTACCAGATTCACCGGGGGATCGGCGTCCAGCATGCCGAGGCCATCGCCCGCGGTGTCCCCTTCCGGGTCAATATTTTCGTCGGCGGCCCTCCCGCCCTGACCGTCGCCGCGGTGATGCCGCTGCCGGAAGGGCTGCCGGAACTCTCCTTCGCCGGGCTGCTCGGCGGCCGACGGCTGGAGATGGTGGCGCCCCCCGGCCAGCTGCCGATGCCGGCCGAGGCCGACTTCTGCATCAGCGGGGTGATCGATCCGACAAAAACGCTGCCGGAGGGGCCGTTCGGCGACCACCTCGGCTACTACAGCCTCGCCCACGACTTCCCGGTCCTCCGGGTGGAGCAGGTCTACCATCGCCCTGGCGCCATCTGGCCCTTCACCACTGTTGGCCGGCCGCCCCAGGAAGACACCACCTTCGGTGCCTTCATCCACGAGCTGACCGGCGCCCTGATCCCGGAAGTGCTGCCGGGGGTAAAGGCGGTCCACGCCGTCGACGCTGCCGGGGTCCATCCGCTGCTCCTGGCGATCGGTTCCGAACGGTACGTCCCCTACGAAGCCGGGCGGCAGCCGCGGGAACTGCTCACCATCGCCAACGCCATTCTCGGCAACGGCCAGCTGTCGCTCGCCAAGTACCTGCTGATCTGCCCCCACGAGGACAACCCGCCCGACATCCACGACATCGCCGCCTTTTTCCGCCATATCCTCGAACGGGTCGACTGGCGGCGGGACCTCCACTTCCAAACCCGCACCACCATCGACACCCTCGACTACTCCGGGAGCGGCCTCAACCAGGGCTCGAAGGTAGTGATCGCCGCTGCCGGCGACAAACGCCGCGACCTGCCGGCCGAACTTCCGGCCGGGCTCCGCCTCCCCGACGGTTTCACCGCCCCCCGGCTCTGCCTCCCCGGGGTCCTGGCCGTCCAGGGGCCGGCCTGCAGCGGCTCCTTCACCGCTCCGGACCCCGACCTGGAACGGTTCAGTGCTTTCTACGGCAGCGACGATCCGCTCAACCGCCTGCCGCTGGTGGTCATCGTCGACGACAGCGACTTCGTCGCCCGGACCCTCGACAACTTCCTCTGGGTCGTCTTTACCCGCTCCGATCCGGCCGCCGACATCTACGGCATCGGCGCCGCCAGCCGCTGCAAGCACTGGGGATGCGAAGGCTCCCTGGTGATCGACGCCCGGCGCAAGCCCCACCACGCTCCGCCGCTGGAGGACGATCCGGCGGTGGAACGGCGGGTCGACGCCCTCGCTGCACCGGGCGGGCCGCTGCACGGGATCATCTGA